A window of Oncorhynchus keta strain PuntledgeMale-10-30-2019 unplaced genomic scaffold, Oket_V2 Un_contig_7829_pilon_pilon, whole genome shotgun sequence genomic DNA:
ccaaaaactcctctgtcacgcttaggctggagtccactccgcggatgaaaattgacaactgggcaatgtcagaaatgtcggtgctctcatccacagccaaggaatatgcaatgaaatcttttcccttttcacaagctgctcttttagattgatggacaactggtctactctctcggcaatggtgtttctgctcagactcacatttaaaaagagttgcctttttctgggcaaacttcgtcacaaactttaatcatgcagttttgatgaaatcccctccgtaaatggccgggctgatttagcgatctcttctgccaaaataaaactggccttgacagcagcctggccttgtgatttggcttttgaacagagcctgtcgagatttgaggcctcgttttaattcctctgccttttgtagcctttgttccatgtccatattcttgtttttgtccgcgtgtttcgtttcataatgtcgtctcagattatactctttcagtaccgccacactttctccacacagaagacacacaggttttccagctacctccgtgaacaaatactccgactcccaccttgtttgaaaccccggttctcagtgtccaccttccgttttgccatttttgatgggtatctgaaagttaattttactgtgatgctgacaactgctgtgccaataaatattgaaatgaagcagcctactgctcggtgcgtcaccgttgcattgtgggaaatgtagtattggtgcgtgtaaaagatctgcgggctgccggcttgctgcggtctgcgggccggttctaataataaatcaagatcatcccaggggccgtaaaaaaccttctcgcgggccggatgtggcccgcgggccttgactctgacatatgtgctctaggggttaggagctactGGGGTAAAGGAATCctctaggggttaggagctactGAGGTAAAGGAATCctctaggggttaggagctactGAGGTAAAGGAATCctctaggggttaggagctactGGGGTAAAGGAATCctctaggggttaggagctactGAGGTAAAGGAATCctctaggggttaggagctactGGGGTAAAGGAATACGTTAAAACTAACAGAGAACTCAGCTTCCTGGGACCCATCTAACCTGGCGAAGTCACACTCCCGGAGGTATCTGGCATTGTTCATGTGTCCCAGGTCGATATCGTGAAGCAGGACGCGCCCCGACACACTCTGTTCCCCCAGGACGTCCCACACCGGCTTCTGGAACCAGGCCCTGACCACCGTGACCGCCGCACGCACGAAGTACCACACATCCagactggagaacagcagcagcaacacccCTAACACCCACAGTAACATCTCCctggagaaggggggagaggtagTGTTACACGacagcaatacagacagacagcaatacaggcagcaatacaggcagcaatacaggcagacagcaatacaggcagacagcaatacaggcagacagcaatacaggcagcaatacaggcagcaatacaggcagcaatacaggcagacagcaatacagacagacagcaatacagacagacagcaatacagacagacagcaatacagacaaacagcaatacagacagacagcaatacagacagacagcaatacagacagacagcaatacaGACAAACAGCAATACAGACAAACAGCAATACAGACAAACAGCAATACAGACAAACAGCAATACAGACAAACAGCAATACAGACAAACAGCAATACAGGCAGACAGCAATACAGGCAGACAGCAATACAGGCAGACAGCAATACAGGCAGACAGCAATACAGgcagcaagacagacagacagcattacaggcagcaatacagacagacagcaatacagacagcaatacagacagcaatacagacagcaatacaggcagcaatacagacagcaatacagacagacagcaatacagacagacagcaatacagacagacagcaatacagacagacagcaatacagacagacagcaatacagacagacagcaatacaggcagacagcaatacaggcagacagcaatacagacagcaatacagacagcaatacagacagcaaTACAGACAGGCAGGCGAATAGTTTCAGCAGGGACATCAGGGTAGGGTGTAGACAACTACACTGACAGGCCTGGCTGCCTTCATTACAAGGGCACATCAGCTATGTGGGGATTTGAAATAAATAAGAACAGGTTCAGCTTGAAAGGTGTAGAAGCCTGGTAGGTGTGAATGATTCATGGACAGGGTTAGCTGGAACAGTATGTACATCTATCGCCCACAAGTTGTCCGGGATACTGTACACATACCCTGCAGAGGTCTAGAAAATGAGCCGATACAGCTAAAGCTAATCACTAAAATATCACAGTTTGGCCTCTTACTGACAGCAAATACATTCAGCAAACAATTTCTCCTACTTTAGATTAGCTCTCAAGAACCCAAGTGGGGTATACCCAGCTTCCAGCCGGCCCACCTCGAGTTCCCAGCTGATGGTACTGATCACAGCTGGCTCACttgtagtggtgtaaagtacttaagtagtactttcaagtatttttactgagGTAGTTTATGTATtcatctgtactttactatttatatttttgacaacttttccttcacttacattcctaaagaaaataatgtactttttacttcacACATTTTCCCTCAAACCCAAAAGTAATGTTTTGAATGctaagcaggacaggaaaatggtctaattcacacactaatcaagagaacatccctggtcatccctactgcctcagatctcatttatttaacctttatttgatgTGATCTGTTGAACTCACTAAACAGTGTGactgttggagcccctggctatcagtaaaAAAATTTTTTTATGCAACATACTGATCAGCTACCAATAGATTGTTTTGAATATATAATCTAGCTGAACCTGAGTGACATGAGTCGTCCTCTAATGATCTCCCAGCTTGGTTAGAAAGTTGTCGTGCGTAAAACCAGTCTATTAACGCCAAATAATACCGTCAGTTCACCCTCAAAACACTAGCTGAATAGGGAGTGTTTGATTATGCAGTATATTATCTATATACGGTATTTAGCTTCCATTTATAAACCTTCATAAAGATTCCACATCAAATAGCCTAACAATGTGGTCGCCTGGTGGATCAATTCAGTCTCTATTGTTAAACTCAGCAGGTTGGCTGGCTAATAGTCTACACAAATGGGTTGCAATATTCAAGGTAAATCTAATCCAACTTGAGACTCCCCTAAAGTCTTTTTTCTATGTACATTtttaaaatacttattttccaccataatttccacctacaatgtgattgtctggatttttttctatcattttgtctgtcatagttgaagtgtacctatgatgaaaattacaggcctctcatcttttaagtgggagaacttgcacaattggtggctgattaaatacttttttgccccactatatatatatataaatagggTTAAATTGATACACGGTTAGGTTTAGTGTTAAATtgatatggttagggttagtgtccCAACACAGTCATATGTCCATATAAGAGCATGTCAATGGAAGACAGAGTGGACTACCGATGCCAGTTAGCCATCTGCGTCTCCTAAACAGGAGAATGATGCCACCAACGAAGTTGTCTCAGAAAAATACTGCTGGCACCAACCGGTAAGAGTGTATTTTTAGTTGTGAAATTATTTCGATGTGATAAGAAAGTAAAGGGATTTTTGCTTCTAGAACCGTACcgcaattgagaatcgattcacGTTCAGGATGTAGCATTTTTGTCGGTTTCGGCTTCCAGAGCCAAGTTGGCCTTTAAACAGAACATGTAGCAAGCTAAGGTCCTTGGACTATACGGAGTAACTTTAAACTCCTGTAGTCCAGTATTGGGCTAGCCTAATACAGtggttctcaactggttttgtTAAATTCACTGgtttgagataaaaaaaaaatctaccaaATTCACTAAATAGTGCTGCTAATAACTGTTGAAATTACTAATGGGAAGAAAAAGAGTTcagaggttaaataaataaaatcaaaagTTTAATTATCATTTCTACACACTTTCTACCTGGTTTGAGTCATTCAGACTATTGTCTTGGCCATTCACCCTTAATgccacatacacaatccatgtttcaaagtttaaaaatccttctttaacccatctcctcACCAAATCTActctgatttgaagtggatttaccaagttacatcaataagggatcatagctttcacctggattcacctggtcatagAAAGAGCatgtcatgttttgtacactcagtttgtATATAAAAGGGAAATGTAGATTAGCCTCCCTCCATATAAAAGTGGCACAGTAAAGATGTTATAATCTTCCAAATGTGAATTAGATATTAACACATTTTTAAGCAAACTTAGAAATGACATGAACTCACAGTGGACAGCGCAGACCAACGTTGAAGTTTAGTCGCAACAAACTTACATGACTGTTTTGATCAGAAACTTGTTGTCCGAAATCAACACAGCGCGTTCACCGTCTTATCCTGAAACTCCGGGCTGCCGTTCAGGCTGAGAAACAATTACAGAAATAGATTTGAAGAGCAGATATTTATCAAACAAATCTGTGTAGCTGTCACTCTCCctcgacaaaaaaaaaacagtctCGTGTGGAATTCACAACTTCCCAAGTCAAGTAAAACCTATTCTAAATGTTTAAATAGTTATGTTACATTTGATACCGGAGCTCCGAGGTATGCGTTGAAATCACTAAGCACTTTTCCGTCTTCTTCGGTGGGGTTTATCGGCGTTTGGTATCCAATATTATGGtccattaccgccacctactgtactggagtgtgagcCAGAGACACGGATAAACTAAATCCTACCTGTCAGCCCCGTTgcacttaaaaaaatataaaatatttgcgACTATATCTAATGACGTTCTACTCACTGTACTCTTTAAACTAATTCCCTGTATCCCCCCCTCATACTagatctcatcctctctctttccctacaaTAATGTCCACACTGTATCAATACACAGCCAGTTGTTTAAATGTAAATAcacgctccactgtctctgtttcctggcATTACTCACATTTTCCTGTTGGATGCTTTCATTTCACATGTTTTATTCAACTGTCTGTGTCCCAGCCTTAatcaactggctgtgtcccagccttaaacaactggctgtgtcccagccttaatcaactggctgtgtcccagccttaaacaactggctgtgtcccagcCTTAAACAACTGGCTGTGCCCCAGCCTTAAacaactggctgtgtcccacccttaatcaacTGGcggtgtcccacccttaatcaactgtctgtgtcccagccttaatcaactggctgtgtcccacccttaatcaactggctgtgtcccagccttaatcaactggctgtgtcccagcCTTAATCAACTGGCTGTGCCCCAGCCTTAatcaactggctgtgtcccagccttaatcaactggctgtgtcccagccttaaacaactggctgtgtcccagccttaatcaactggctgtgtcccagcCTTAATCAACTGGCTGTGCCCCAGCCTTAatcaactggctgtgtcccagccttaaacaactggctgtgtcccagccttaatcaactggctgtgtcccagccttaaacaactggctgtgtcccagccttaatcaactggctgtgtcccagcCTTAATCAACTGGCTGTGCCCCAGCCTTAAACAACTGGATGTGTCCCAGCCTTAAacaactggctgtgtcccagccttaatcaactggctgtgtcccagccttaaacaactggctgtgtcccagcCTTAATCAACTGGCTGTGCCCCAGCCTTACacaactggctgtgtcccagcCTTAAACAACTGGCTGGGTCCCAGCCTTAATCAACTGGtggtgtcccacccttaatcaactgtctgtgtcccacccttaatcaactggctgt
This region includes:
- the LOC127926573 gene encoding protein THEM6-like translates to MEMLLWVLGVLLLLFSSLDVWYFVRAAVTVVRAWFQKPVWDVLGEQSVSGRVLLHDIDLGHMNNARYLRECDFARLDGSQEAEFSVSFNVFLYPSSS